In Salvelinus sp. IW2-2015 unplaced genomic scaffold, ASM291031v2 Un_scaffold2132, whole genome shotgun sequence, a single genomic region encodes these proteins:
- the LOC112073049 gene encoding keratocan-like, with translation MTKPTAKELQPTAKPKEMTKQQPRNCTSAKPKEMTKPTAKELVVQCSDKGVEKVPYGIPYNSRYVLLMNNRIDSIQLDLLNEYLSMEFLVLSNNRLTDGSIEGAFEGIPALRRLYLDRNLLESVPTDLPASLEELRLDBNXLNVMSEGAWAHCPGLLVLSLSNNSLGNGNDTLPASVLSPLGSLRTLSLDRNRLASVPLGLPLSIRELYLRGNLIQKFPGEAFMGTSELVILDLSANRLTNHGLLRESLVNATHLENLNLECNQLKKVPRHLPSSLKTLNLEGNLISSVGKASFLHLPHLEHLGLASNKIARVASGAFRALPVLHQLDLCHNGLRQVPRQLPRGLHSVALTHNKIHSVPRDAFCWGGSDPGLSSLVLVQLEHNLIDLGHLDAKAFHCLRGFQVVHFY, from the exons ATGACAAAACCCACAGCCAAGGAACTGCAACCTACAGCCAAACCAAAAGAGATGACAAAACAACAGCCAAGGAACTGCACCTCAGCCAAACCAAAAGAGATGACAAAACCCACAGCCAAGGAACT AGTGGTCCAGTGTTCCGACAAGGGGGTGGAGAAGGTTCCGTACGGCATCCCTTATAACTCCCGCTACGTCCTCCTGATGAACAACCGCATCGACAGCATTCAGCTGGACCTGCTCAATGAGTACCTGTCCATGGAGTTCCTGGTGCTCAGCAACAACCGGCTGACAGACGGCTCCATCGAGGGGGCCTTCGAGGGCATCCCGGCCCTGAGGCGGCTCTACCTGGACCGGAACCTACTGGAGAGYGTGCCCACAGACCTGCCCGCCTCCCTGGAAGAGCTGCGTCTGGATRACAACCRKCTKAAYGTGATGTCGGAGGGGGCCTGGGCCCACTGCCCCGGCCTGCTGGTCCTCAGCCTSAGCAACAACAGCCTGGGGAATGGGAAYGATACTCTCCCCGCCAGTGTGCTCTCACCTCTGGGCAGTCTGCGCACCCTCAGCCTGGACCGCAACCGGCTGGCCTCGGTGCCTCTGGGCTTACCGCTATCTATCAGGGAGTTGTACCTCCGTGGCAACCTTATCCAGAAGTTCCCAGGGGAGGCCTTCATGGGTACCTCAGAGCTGGTGATTCTGGATCTGAGCGCTAACCGGCTAACCAACCATGGCCTGCTCAGGGAGTCCCTCGTCAACGCCACCCACTTGGAGAACCTCAACTTAGAATGCAACCAGCTCAAGAAGGTACCCCGccacctcccctcttccctcaaaACCCTGAACCTGGAGGGCAACCTCATCTCCTCCGTGGGCAAAGCCTCCTTCCTCCACCTCCCCCACCTGGAGCACCTGGGCCTGGCCAGTAACAAGATAGCCAGGGTAGCCTCGGGGGCCTTCAGGGCGCTGCCCGTCCTGCACCAGCTGGACCTGTGTCACAACGGCCTGAGACAGGTGCCCAGGCAGCTGCCCCGGGGGCTACACTCGGTGGCACTCACACACAACAAGATCCACTCAGTGCCCCGCGACGCCTTCTGCTGGGGGGGTTCAGACCCCGGCCTCAGCAGCCTGGTGCTGGTGCAGCTGGAGCACAACCTCATAGACCTGGGCCACCTGGACGCAAAAGCCTTCCACTGCCTCAGAGGCTTCCAGGTGGTACACTTCTACTGA
- the LOC112073050 gene encoding cyclic nucleotide-gated channel beta-1-like encodes MEELTLLLWLLIVPLQSFVLQPKVEMIPIEDSVRETDPWSDWRPERLRETPTADEEEGEELTATHPEERREEEGRSEEGLTLETDSEKWRIEEEKGAAEQEGHEEERGMEEERTLVGGLDYREQKRFKNWEIEADEEHEXEEXRRDNGEGRHEEGIRSDDEERDGKEQRSYGGEEKLEENLRVGEVKEPSVDQSEGDYLVVTHIDLPPPTSTSSSPVEKVMDTQPVNQAINEPMSPPPAAMPVPLYDVTPPPATQHGPPPVSPSTSSEVQESATHALDQPASHIQDPAPEAEETISLVDSELIMVQSVTDSSQTNLREGESFVSQAMEVKVGPIIKVSINDNQTERNSIVFLKETENTVKQLKSTTKPKQEKPTAKELQPTAKPKEMTKPTAKELQPTAKPKEMTKPTAKELQPTAKPKRDDKTTAKAATYTANQKR; translated from the exons ATGGAAGAACTCACTCTGCTACTCTGGCTCCTGATAGTTCCTCTTCAATCATTTGTACTTCAGCCCA AAGTGGAAATGATCCCCATAGAAGACTCGGTCAGAGAAACAGATCCCTGGTCAGACTGGAGACCTGAGAGACTAAGGGAGACCCCAACAGCAGATGAAGAGGAGGGTGAAGAACTCACTGCAACCCACcctgaagagaggagggaggaagaggggaggagcgaGGAAGGACTAACTCTAGAGACTGACTCTGAGAAGTGGAGaatagaggaggagaagggggcagCAGAGCAGGAAGGCCATGAGGAAGagcgagggatggaggaagagagaacgcTGGTTGGAGGGCTTGATTACAGAGAGCAGAAGAGATTTAAAAATTGGGAGATAGAAGCTGATGAGGAACATGAARAGGAGGAGRAGAGAAGAGATAATGGAGAGGGGAGACATGAAGAAGGGATTAGATCagatgatgaggagagagatggtaaGGAACAGAGATcatatggaggagaggagaaactagaggaaaacctgagaGTTGGGGAAGTTAAAGAACCCAGTGTAGATCAAAGCGAGGGAGACTACTTAGTAGTTACACACATAGACCTCCCCCCTCCAACCAgcacttcctcctctcctgtagAAAAAGTAATGGACACTCAACCTGTCAATCAAGCTATCAACGAACCCATGTCCCCTCCCCCTGCAGCTATGCCTGTTCCACTTTATGATGTCACTCCTCCACCTGCCACTCAACATGGCCCTCCCCCAGTTTCACCCTCTACCTCCTCTGAAGTTCAAGAGTCTGCCACTCATGCTCTCGATCAACCTGCCAGTCATATCCAAGACCCGGCTCCAGAGGCAGAGGAGACCATCTCATTGGTGGACAGTGAGCTCATTATGGTTCAGAGTGTGACTGACAGCTCCCAGACCAATCTCAGGGAGGGGGAGAGTTTTGTTTCGCAGGCGATGGAGGTCAAAGTTGGCCCAATTATCAAGGTTTCAATCAACGACAATCAGACTGAGAGGAACAGCATTGTCTTTCTCAAAGAGACAGAAAATACAGTCAAGCAGCTAAAGTCTACAACCAAACCAAAACAGGAAAAACCCACAGCCAAGGAACTGCAACCTACAGCCAAACCAAAAGAAATGACAAAACCCACAGCCAAGGAACTGCAACCTACAGCCAAACCAAAAGAGATGACAAAACCCACAGCCAAGGAACTGCAACCTACAGCCAAACCAAAAAGAGATGACAAAACAACAGCCAAGGCTGCAACCTACACAGCAAACCAAAAGAGATGA